Proteins found in one Paucidesulfovibrio longus DSM 6739 genomic segment:
- a CDS encoding DUF2867 domain-containing protein, which translates to MHRLSELHPELSEFLENKDYTDHKNARSDKSLRAVVTEMFTYCPAWLRGFYRIRGLLARLLGLRHDQELSAGDVSPEAISMSPGGKVRFFNVVSARENTWWVGEINDAHLSAWVVVVREPSAAGPALFHVATSVRHRHWIGPLYFNLIRPFHHFIVASMLRRAVRAA; encoded by the coding sequence ATGCACCGACTCAGCGAGCTGCATCCGGAACTCTCAGAATTCTTGGAAAACAAGGATTATACGGATCACAAAAACGCGCGCTCGGACAAGAGCCTGCGCGCCGTGGTCACGGAGATGTTCACCTACTGCCCGGCATGGCTTCGAGGCTTCTACCGCATTCGCGGCCTGCTGGCCCGGCTTCTCGGCCTGCGCCACGATCAGGAGCTCTCCGCCGGAGACGTCAGCCCGGAAGCCATCTCCATGTCGCCCGGCGGGAAGGTGCGCTTTTTCAACGTTGTTTCCGCCCGCGAAAACACGTGGTGGGTCGGCGAAATCAACGACGCGCATCTATCGGCCTGGGTCGTTGTCGTCCGAGAACCCTCGGCCGCCGGTCCGGCCCTTTTCCATGTCGCCACCAGCGTGCGCCATCGCCATTGGATCGGCCCGCTGTATTTCAACCTGATCCGGCCCTTCCATCATTTCATCGTCGCGTCCATGCTGCGCCGCGCAGTGCGCGCGGCATGA
- the hisH gene encoding imidazole glycerol phosphate synthase subunit HisH: MLAIFDYNAGNQTSVRRALDAIGIPNKITNDPDELQRATGIIFPGVGAAGQAMDELTSGGLDEALKALIWQEKPVLGICVGCQILLDYSEENNTKALAVIPGECRLFNPSWTDYEGMPIRVPHMGWNTVELVRECELFKGIEPDANFYFVHSYYPAPKEEFVLGNTIYGRPFCSVHGRRGLWAVQFHPEKSGRPGLKLLQNFHDYCREVEDA, from the coding sequence ATGCTCGCCATCTTCGACTACAATGCTGGAAACCAGACCAGCGTGCGCAGGGCACTGGACGCCATCGGCATCCCGAACAAGATCACCAACGATCCGGACGAGCTTCAAAGAGCGACCGGAATCATCTTCCCCGGAGTGGGCGCCGCAGGGCAAGCCATGGACGAACTCACCTCCGGCGGCCTGGACGAAGCGCTCAAGGCGCTGATTTGGCAAGAAAAGCCAGTTCTCGGCATTTGCGTCGGCTGCCAGATTCTTCTCGACTACAGCGAGGAGAACAACACCAAGGCGCTGGCCGTGATTCCGGGAGAATGCCGCCTCTTCAACCCTTCCTGGACGGATTACGAAGGCATGCCCATCCGCGTTCCCCACATGGGCTGGAACACGGTCGAGCTGGTCCGGGAGTGCGAGCTGTTCAAGGGCATTGAGCCCGACGCCAATTTTTATTTCGTGCACAGCTATTACCCGGCGCCCAAGGAAGAATTCGTCCTCGGCAACACCATCTACGGTCGGCCGTTCTGCTCCGTGCACGGCCGCCGGGGCCTCTGGGCCGTGCAGTTCCACCCGGAAAAAAGCGGGAGGCCCGGTCTGAAGCTCCTGCAAAACTTCCACGACTACTGCCGGGAGGTGGAAGATGCTTAG
- a CDS encoding J domain-containing protein — translation MNVRDCYRILKVQQGAGLDEVKSAFRKQAFQLHPDLNPGQDAARKFRELNEAYVLLTRTLKQEPPKSGRTGKGPQGKTGPEPRADRAEAAGAYERQSRSGAGQRPGTDAGHKKPRNDSDTGRGAFHYKEEEVLSDLLKDPFARKVFEDIYQQIRTSQPARRPEKVSRRSIQLDWGGRKFNLDLSRGLKTRIKDWLRHQLDDEQTLTFPAHLLIPGRLIRIDVSSRFSKPKTIEVRLPSDFAIGKPIRLKGLGRQLGPYKGDLYLRIAAK, via the coding sequence ATGAACGTTCGGGACTGCTACCGCATTCTGAAGGTGCAACAAGGAGCCGGGCTCGACGAAGTCAAGTCCGCCTTTCGCAAGCAGGCCTTCCAGCTTCACCCGGATCTGAACCCCGGCCAGGACGCCGCCCGCAAATTCCGGGAACTCAACGAGGCGTATGTCCTGCTCACGAGGACGCTGAAGCAGGAACCGCCCAAAAGCGGGCGCACGGGCAAAGGGCCGCAAGGCAAGACAGGACCGGAACCCCGCGCGGACCGCGCCGAGGCGGCAGGCGCCTACGAACGCCAGAGCCGCAGCGGGGCCGGACAGCGCCCCGGAACGGATGCGGGACACAAAAAACCCCGCAACGACTCGGACACGGGACGCGGAGCGTTTCACTACAAGGAAGAAGAAGTCCTCAGCGACCTGCTCAAGGATCCCTTCGCCCGCAAGGTCTTCGAAGACATCTACCAGCAGATACGCACTTCCCAGCCCGCCAGGCGACCGGAAAAGGTCTCGCGCCGCAGCATCCAACTGGACTGGGGCGGCCGAAAATTCAACCTCGACCTCAGCCGCGGCCTGAAGACGCGGATCAAGGACTGGCTGCGCCACCAGCTCGACGACGAACAGACGCTGACCTTTCCCGCGCACCTTCTCATTCCCGGACGACTCATCCGCATCGACGTCAGTTCGCGCTTTTCCAAGCCGAAGACCATCGAGGTCCGGCTTCCATCCGACTTTGCCATCGGCAAGCCTATTCGTCTCAAAGGGCTGGGACGCCAACTCGGCCCCTACAAAGGGGATCTCTACCTTCGCATTGCCGCAAAATAA
- a CDS encoding M24 family metallopeptidase, with protein sequence MSHAEYLIPESELSTRWQKCRAMLRETAPEAGGLLAFSRVNIYYLSGTLGMGVFWLPLEGEPVLFCRKGLERAGIESAVRRKVAFKSYGQLEALAAEAGSPLPETLAVETGGLTMQLGELLRAKLKGKRFVPGDMALGLARSFKSEWELGIMRRCGALHHECLHELLPTVIRPGMSEREISHRIWEVFYSRGHMGVMRMGSFGEEIFLGHVSAGESGNYSSAFNGPLGVQGEHPAIPYMGSAGNVWRMGQPLACDVGFSLEGYATDKTQVYWAGTDASIPDAVRSAHSFCMDVQAWLAESMVPGALPSQLYAGCLEMATKAGMAEGFMGIGDNQVPFVGHGIGLTIDGYPVIAKGFDRPLEVGMVLALEPKQGVPGVGMVGVENTFEVTPQGAACITGDRFEMVCVE encoded by the coding sequence ATGTCCCATGCCGAGTATCTCATTCCGGAGTCCGAACTGTCCACGCGCTGGCAAAAGTGCCGCGCCATGCTGCGCGAAACCGCGCCGGAAGCGGGCGGCCTCTTGGCCTTTTCCCGCGTGAACATCTATTACCTTTCCGGGACGCTCGGCATGGGGGTTTTCTGGCTGCCGCTGGAGGGTGAGCCCGTGCTCTTCTGCCGCAAGGGGCTGGAGCGCGCCGGGATCGAGAGCGCCGTGCGCCGGAAGGTGGCCTTCAAGTCCTACGGCCAGCTCGAAGCGCTCGCCGCCGAGGCGGGCAGCCCGCTGCCCGAGACCCTGGCCGTGGAGACCGGGGGGCTGACCATGCAGCTCGGCGAGTTGCTGCGCGCCAAGCTCAAGGGAAAGAGATTCGTCCCCGGAGACATGGCGCTCGGACTTGCCCGCAGCTTCAAATCCGAGTGGGAACTTGGGATCATGCGGCGTTGCGGGGCGTTGCATCACGAATGCCTGCACGAATTGCTGCCAACGGTCATCCGGCCCGGCATGAGCGAGCGGGAAATCTCGCATCGGATTTGGGAGGTCTTTTATTCCAGGGGACACATGGGCGTGATGCGCATGGGCTCCTTTGGCGAGGAAATTTTCCTGGGCCATGTCTCCGCAGGGGAATCAGGCAATTATTCCAGCGCGTTCAACGGCCCGCTCGGCGTGCAGGGCGAGCACCCGGCCATCCCGTACATGGGGAGCGCGGGGAATGTCTGGCGGATGGGCCAGCCCCTGGCCTGCGACGTGGGCTTCTCCCTCGAAGGCTACGCCACGGACAAGACCCAGGTCTACTGGGCCGGAACGGATGCCTCCATTCCGGACGCGGTGCGTTCGGCGCATTCCTTCTGCATGGACGTCCAGGCCTGGCTGGCCGAGAGCATGGTGCCGGGCGCACTGCCTTCGCAGCTGTATGCGGGCTGTCTGGAGATGGCGACGAAGGCGGGCATGGCCGAAGGATTCATGGGCATTGGCGACAATCAGGTTCCGTTCGTGGGACACGGCATCGGGCTGACCATCGACGGATATCCCGTCATCGCCAAGGGCTTCGACAGGCCGCTCGAAGTCGGCATGGTCCTGGCCCTCGAACCCAAGCAGGGCGTGCCCGGCGTGGGCATGGTCGGCGTGGAGAACACGTTCGAGGTCACGCCGCAGGGCGCGGCCTGCATCACGGGCGACCGCTTCGAGATGGTCTGCGTGGAGTAA
- the rpoZ gene encoding DNA-directed RNA polymerase subunit omega, which translates to MARITVEDCLEKVGNRFLIVQMAIKRVKQYREGYEPLVESRNKEAVTALREIAAGKVLPDSDLPTAGIIVSEDSAE; encoded by the coding sequence ATGGCGAGAATTACCGTCGAAGATTGCCTGGAAAAAGTCGGCAACCGCTTTCTTATTGTGCAGATGGCCATCAAGAGGGTCAAGCAGTATCGCGAGGGCTACGAGCCTCTCGTGGAATCCAGGAACAAGGAAGCCGTGACCGCGCTGCGCGAGATCGCCGCCGGAAAGGTGCTCCCGGACAGCGACCTGCCCACGGCAGGAATCATCGTCAGCGAAGATTCGGCTGAATAA
- the dnaJ gene encoding molecular chaperone DnaJ, protein MSKRDFYEVLGVSPEAGDDEIKRAYRKLAFEYHPDRNPDDPEAESRFKEAAEAYDILRDPEKRRRYDQFGHSGVDGNGFSGFSSNEDIFGAFSDIFGEFFGFGAAGRRGRPRAQAGADLRYSMNISFRDAARGTEVDLKLPKDVHCSECNGSGAKPGSKPETCPQCGGAGHVQQAQGFFRISVTCPVCHGRGQLISDPCGTCGGRGVMRVTKDLKVRIPAGVDDGSRLRLRGEGEPGVHGGPPGDLFVDIRVEPDKIFRRQGKDLVVSQDISFVQAALGDKISVPTLDEPVTVDVPKGAQSGEVFRIKGLGLPHLGSSHKGDLLVEIKVLTPVKLSKRQEELLREFQELESQKPMNKAKNFFKKAKDKVMGE, encoded by the coding sequence ATGTCCAAGCGGGATTTTTACGAGGTTTTGGGCGTTTCGCCCGAAGCGGGCGACGACGAGATCAAGCGGGCTTATCGCAAGCTCGCTTTTGAATATCATCCGGACAGAAATCCGGACGATCCCGAAGCGGAGTCCCGCTTCAAGGAGGCGGCCGAGGCGTACGACATTCTTCGCGACCCGGAGAAGCGTCGGCGCTACGATCAATTCGGCCATTCCGGAGTGGACGGCAACGGCTTCTCCGGATTCTCCTCCAACGAAGACATCTTCGGCGCATTCAGCGACATCTTTGGAGAATTCTTCGGCTTCGGAGCCGCCGGGCGGCGCGGAAGGCCGCGCGCCCAGGCCGGAGCCGACCTGCGCTATTCCATGAACATCTCCTTCCGCGACGCCGCGCGCGGGACCGAGGTGGATCTCAAGCTGCCCAAGGACGTGCACTGTTCCGAGTGCAACGGGTCGGGCGCGAAACCCGGCTCCAAGCCCGAAACCTGTCCGCAGTGCGGCGGCGCGGGGCATGTTCAGCAGGCGCAGGGATTCTTCCGCATCTCCGTGACCTGCCCTGTCTGCCACGGCCGCGGCCAGCTGATCTCCGACCCTTGCGGCACCTGCGGCGGACGGGGCGTGATGCGCGTGACCAAGGATCTCAAGGTCCGTATTCCCGCCGGAGTGGACGACGGCTCGCGCCTGCGGCTGCGCGGCGAGGGCGAACCCGGCGTGCACGGCGGCCCTCCGGGCGACCTCTTCGTGGACATCCGCGTGGAGCCGGACAAGATCTTCCGCCGCCAGGGCAAGGATCTCGTGGTCAGCCAGGACATCAGCTTCGTGCAGGCCGCATTGGGCGACAAGATCAGCGTTCCCACGCTCGACGAGCCCGTGACCGTGGACGTGCCCAAGGGCGCGCAGAGCGGCGAGGTCTTCCGCATCAAGGGGCTCGGACTGCCGCACCTCGGCAGCTCCCACAAGGGCGATCTGCTCGTGGAGATCAAGGTGCTGACTCCTGTCAAGCTTTCGAAGCGCCAGGAGGAGCTGCTCCGCGAATTCCAGGAGCTGGAATCCCAGAAGCCCATGAACAAGGCCAAGAACTTCTTCAAGAAGGCCAAGGACAAGGTCATGGGCGAATAG
- a CDS encoding CoA-binding protein, translated as MLHDTKELTALLGQVKSIAVVGAVDKPGRPVDMVGRYLIEAGFDVIPVHPKRTGVWGLTTYPALSAIPVPVDLVDLFRAPEHCPAHAEETLAMNPRPRCFWMQSGIASPAARSILADSGILVVEDLCLKVFHQQHIRGGL; from the coding sequence ATGCTGCACGACACCAAGGAGCTAACCGCCCTGCTCGGACAGGTCAAGTCCATCGCCGTGGTCGGCGCCGTGGACAAGCCAGGCCGTCCGGTGGACATGGTGGGACGCTACCTCATCGAGGCGGGATTCGACGTGATCCCGGTGCACCCCAAGCGCACCGGCGTCTGGGGCCTGACCACCTATCCCGCCCTTTCCGCGATTCCCGTTCCCGTGGATCTCGTGGACCTTTTTCGCGCGCCGGAGCACTGCCCGGCGCATGCCGAGGAAACCCTGGCCATGAACCCCAGGCCCCGCTGCTTCTGGATGCAGTCCGGCATCGCCAGTCCGGCGGCCCGGAGCATTCTCGCCGACTCCGGCATCCTCGTGGTCGAGGATCTCTGCCTGAAGGTCTTCCACCAGCAGCACATACGGGGCGGCCTGTGA
- the hisF gene encoding imidazole glycerol phosphate synthase subunit HisF: MLSKRVIPCLDVRNGRLTKGVKFQGNVDIGDPVETAKRYYEEGADEIVFYDITASSEGRGIFLDVVEEVAKQIFIPFSVGGGINSVEDMRAVLRAGAEKVSVNSGAVKNPDIISQGAVQFGSQCVVLGMDVKRVDKSEDIPSGFEVVIHGGRKHMGMDAIEWAKTAEALGAGEICLNSIDADGTKDGYDLELTSLVVEAVSIPVIASGGAGHPQHMVDAVTKGKASAALIASIVHYGEWSVPEIKKFMHDQGVRTRMVW, encoded by the coding sequence ATGCTTAGTAAGCGCGTGATCCCCTGCCTCGACGTGCGCAACGGCCGATTGACCAAGGGCGTCAAGTTCCAGGGCAACGTCGACATCGGCGATCCCGTGGAGACGGCCAAGCGCTACTATGAGGAAGGCGCGGACGAGATCGTCTTCTACGACATCACGGCCAGTTCCGAAGGGCGCGGCATCTTCCTCGACGTGGTCGAGGAAGTGGCCAAGCAGATCTTCATCCCCTTTTCCGTGGGCGGGGGCATCAACTCCGTGGAAGACATGCGCGCGGTGCTGCGGGCCGGAGCCGAAAAGGTCTCGGTCAACTCCGGCGCGGTCAAGAACCCGGACATCATCAGCCAGGGCGCGGTCCAGTTCGGATCGCAGTGCGTGGTGCTCGGCATGGACGTGAAACGCGTGGACAAGTCCGAGGACATTCCTTCGGGCTTCGAAGTGGTCATCCACGGCGGCCGCAAGCACATGGGCATGGACGCCATCGAATGGGCCAAGACCGCCGAGGCCCTGGGAGCCGGAGAGATCTGCCTCAATTCCATTGACGCGGACGGCACCAAGGACGGCTACGACCTGGAGCTGACCAGCCTGGTGGTCGAGGCCGTATCCATCCCGGTCATCGCTTCCGGCGGCGCAGGCCACCCCCAGCACATGGTCGACGCGGTGACCAAAGGCAAGGCTTCGGCCGCGCTGATCGCCTCCATCGTGCACTATGGGGAGTGGAGCGTCCCGGAGATCAAGAAATTCATGCACGACCAGGGCGTGCGTACCCGCATGGTCTGGTAG
- a CDS encoding tRNA lysidine(34) synthetase, with amino-acid sequence MSRIKLSYAQKKCVATVGMLMQKTRMVGPGSRVGVAVSGGVDSFTLLKVLTIRQRILPFEMDIMVLHVNPGFNTGDHAALGKWCGENGVAAHIEVSDFGPRAHSEENRKDSPCFYCAWLRRKRLFELCSEYGLSHLALGHNTDDLVDTFFMNIFQNGRVDGLSASESFFGGRLQVIRPALFVEKATMRTAARQWALPIWSNACPSNGKTKRAEIHDRIEECMTLGKGTKNKVFNALRRHQLDLTLQKL; translated from the coding sequence ATGTCCCGGATCAAGCTTTCCTATGCCCAGAAAAAATGCGTCGCCACGGTCGGCATGCTGATGCAGAAGACGCGCATGGTCGGTCCCGGTTCCCGCGTGGGAGTTGCCGTGTCCGGCGGCGTGGACAGTTTCACTCTTCTCAAGGTATTGACCATTCGTCAACGCATTCTCCCCTTTGAAATGGACATTATGGTCCTGCACGTCAATCCCGGCTTCAACACGGGGGACCACGCGGCTTTGGGGAAATGGTGCGGTGAAAACGGCGTTGCCGCGCACATCGAAGTTTCCGACTTCGGACCGCGAGCCCATTCCGAGGAAAACAGGAAGGACTCGCCCTGCTTCTACTGCGCGTGGCTGCGGCGCAAGCGGCTTTTCGAGCTGTGCAGCGAATACGGCCTGAGCCACCTGGCCCTGGGGCACAACACCGACGACCTCGTGGATACGTTCTTCATGAACATCTTCCAAAACGGACGGGTGGACGGACTCTCGGCCAGCGAATCCTTTTTCGGCGGCAGGCTTCAGGTCATCAGGCCCGCGCTTTTCGTGGAAAAAGCGACCATGCGCACCGCCGCCCGCCAATGGGCGCTGCCCATCTGGTCCAATGCTTGCCCCTCCAACGGAAAGACCAAGCGGGCCGAGATCCACGACCGGATCGAAGAGTGCATGACGCTCGGAAAAGGTACTAAAAACAAGGTGTTCAACGCGCTCCGGCGGCACCAGCTTGACTTGACCTTGCAGAAACTCTAG
- a CDS encoding carboxymuconolactone decarboxylase family protein, which translates to MSDKLRELTRKRKAAHSRLLKLESRTYAAFLDMEQATYSDGALPKKHKELIAVGISVVIDCESCMQWHIEQAAAAGATEREVLEAVEVGMEMGGGPATVSARFALEVMREVFDGKSRA; encoded by the coding sequence GTGTCCGACAAGCTCCGCGAACTGACCCGAAAACGCAAGGCGGCCCATTCCCGCCTCCTGAAGCTGGAATCACGCACCTACGCCGCTTTCCTGGATATGGAACAGGCGACCTACTCCGACGGCGCGCTCCCCAAGAAGCACAAGGAACTCATCGCCGTGGGAATCTCCGTGGTCATAGACTGCGAATCCTGCATGCAGTGGCACATCGAGCAGGCCGCAGCAGCGGGCGCCACGGAGCGGGAGGTGCTCGAAGCCGTGGAGGTCGGCATGGAGATGGGCGGCGGCCCGGCAACGGTTTCGGCCCGGTTCGCCCTGGAAGTCATGCGGGAAGTCTTCGACGGAAAATCGCGAGCCTGA
- a CDS encoding iron-containing alcohol dehydrogenase encodes MLNFQFFMPTKLLFGPGSLDRLADTPNLPKGDKAMIVIGSSGAMIQNGYLARVQGLLAERGVRSVVFDKVRPNPESDMVEEAAGTCRKLGVDFLVGLGGGSSIDTAKSAALLAANEGSYWDYMQGGSGGKKTPEHPALPVVAIPTTAGTGTEADPWTVITKSGSKEKIGFGNDSTYPALSIVDPNLMVSLSPRQTAFTGMDAFFHAVESYLNTTRSPMNDMLAMEAVNLIGQYLPAAVNNGSDMEARTALAWASTAAGICESIGGCISHHSMEHALSGFNPDLPHGAGLVLLSVPYFSRLGELAPERFSDLALALGAEEAMDLPESEGPRLFREQLGALIETVGLGEEKLSDYGFSVEQADALAENAFENMGALFDVTPAVLTRRDVAAIFESAIRG; translated from the coding sequence AAGGGCGACAAAGCCATGATCGTGATCGGCTCCTCCGGGGCCATGATTCAGAACGGCTACCTCGCCCGCGTCCAGGGACTGCTCGCCGAGCGCGGCGTGCGCAGCGTGGTCTTCGACAAGGTCCGCCCCAACCCTGAATCCGACATGGTCGAGGAAGCGGCGGGCACCTGCCGCAAGCTCGGCGTGGACTTCCTTGTCGGCCTCGGCGGCGGCAGTTCCATCGACACGGCCAAATCCGCCGCCCTGCTCGCCGCCAACGAAGGCTCCTACTGGGACTACATGCAAGGCGGCAGCGGAGGCAAAAAAACGCCGGAGCATCCCGCGCTGCCCGTGGTCGCCATTCCCACCACGGCGGGCACCGGCACCGAGGCCGATCCCTGGACCGTTATCACCAAGAGCGGCTCCAAAGAAAAAATCGGATTCGGCAACGACTCCACGTACCCGGCCCTCTCCATCGTGGATCCCAATCTGATGGTTTCGCTGTCGCCGCGCCAGACCGCATTCACGGGAATGGACGCGTTTTTCCACGCGGTGGAGTCCTACCTGAACACCACCCGCTCGCCCATGAACGACATGCTCGCCATGGAGGCCGTGAACCTCATCGGCCAATACCTGCCCGCCGCCGTGAATAACGGCTCCGACATGGAAGCGCGCACGGCCCTGGCCTGGGCGAGTACGGCCGCGGGCATCTGCGAGTCCATCGGCGGCTGCATCTCGCACCATTCCATGGAGCACGCCCTGAGCGGCTTCAACCCGGACCTGCCCCACGGCGCGGGGCTGGTGCTGCTTTCCGTGCCCTATTTCTCCCGCCTGGGAGAACTCGCGCCGGAACGCTTCTCGGACCTGGCGCTCGCCCTGGGAGCCGAAGAAGCGATGGATCTGCCCGAATCCGAAGGCCCGCGCCTGTTCAGGGAGCAACTCGGCGCACTTATTGAGACGGTCGGCCTCGGCGAGGAAAAGCTCTCCGACTACGGATTCAGCGTGGAGCAGGCCGACGCCCTGGCAGAAAACGCCTTCGAGAACATGGGCGCGCTCTTCGACGTCACCCCGGCCGTGCTGACGCGCCGCGACGTGGCCGCCATTTTTGAATCGGCCATCCGGGGGTGA
- a CDS encoding AzlD domain-containing protein: MNAAEANTAVSGLGGFSGLSLWLLFLACGLVTVCERLSFILVFGKRDMPSWLMRGLRYVPPAVLSALVFPAILRPEGVMDLSLGNHRILAAVAAALVAWRFKNLLWTILTGMGVLWLLGWLV; encoded by the coding sequence ATGAACGCCGCGGAAGCGAACACGGCGGTTTCCGGCCTGGGCGGATTCAGCGGCCTCTCGCTCTGGCTGCTGTTCCTGGCCTGCGGCCTGGTCACCGTATGCGAACGTCTTTCCTTCATCCTCGTCTTCGGCAAGCGCGACATGCCTTCATGGCTGATGCGAGGGCTGCGCTACGTCCCGCCGGCCGTGCTTTCCGCCCTGGTATTTCCAGCCATCCTCCGGCCCGAAGGGGTCATGGACCTTTCCCTCGGCAACCACCGCATCCTTGCCGCCGTGGCCGCCGCCCTGGTGGCCTGGAGGTTCAAGAACCTGCTCTGGACCATCCTCACGGGCATGGGCGTGCTTTGGCTCCTGGGGTGGCTCGTCTGA
- a CDS encoding AzlC family ABC transporter permease, whose protein sequence is MSRRNEYMEGARALLPIVPGVLPFAAICGMAAVEAGMSVREAFGFAFLVNAGASQLAALHLMGRGAGFALVVLAVLVVNLRFTMYSASVAPYLQNAPTWARWIGGFILSDQAFGVSVIRMEQGASHRFYIGAALTMFASWHFGNAMGVLLGSFVPASWELEFAVPLCFLALIFPALRDRPCAVAAVVGGVVAVFAASLPYNLGLMAGAFAGIGAGLLAEVRKKAEA, encoded by the coding sequence ATGTCTCGACGCAACGAATATATGGAAGGCGCGCGGGCTTTGCTGCCCATCGTGCCGGGAGTCCTGCCGTTCGCGGCCATCTGCGGCATGGCCGCCGTGGAGGCGGGCATGTCCGTGCGCGAGGCCTTCGGCTTCGCCTTTCTGGTCAACGCCGGAGCCTCGCAGCTCGCCGCGCTCCACCTCATGGGGCGCGGAGCCGGGTTCGCTCTCGTCGTTCTGGCCGTGCTTGTGGTCAACCTCCGTTTCACCATGTATTCCGCGTCCGTGGCTCCGTACCTTCAAAATGCGCCGACCTGGGCGCGCTGGATCGGCGGATTCATCCTTTCGGATCAGGCCTTCGGCGTCTCCGTGATCCGGATGGAGCAGGGCGCGTCCCACCGCTTTTACATCGGCGCGGCCCTGACCATGTTCGCAAGCTGGCATTTCGGCAACGCCATGGGCGTGCTGCTCGGCTCTTTCGTGCCCGCTTCCTGGGAGCTGGAATTCGCGGTGCCGCTTTGTTTTCTGGCCTTGATATTCCCCGCGCTGCGCGACCGTCCCTGCGCCGTGGCAGCCGTCGTGGGCGGCGTGGTGGCCGTGTTCGCGGCGTCGTTGCCCTACAACCTGGGCCTCATGGCGGGAGCCTTTGCCGGAATCGGCGCGGGCCTGCTGGCGGAAGTCCGCAAGAAGGCAGAAGCATGA
- a CDS encoding YkgJ family cysteine cluster protein, which produces MSLAFECRMCGHCCHGEGGIVMSPRDQERLAAHLGIEVAALLSEYARPGSGKPSLRTGEDGYCVFFAEGQGCTVHPGRPDICRAWPYFRGNLIDSTSWEMIQDYCPGVNPAAGHAEFVRQGREYLRAHGLLRDDPAVDPNALILDRD; this is translated from the coding sequence GTGAGCCTCGCCTTTGAATGCCGCATGTGCGGCCACTGCTGCCACGGCGAGGGAGGCATCGTCATGAGCCCCCGCGACCAGGAACGCCTGGCTGCGCACCTCGGCATCGAGGTAGCCGCCCTTCTCAGCGAATACGCTCGCCCAGGTTCGGGCAAGCCCAGCCTGCGCACCGGCGAAGACGGCTACTGCGTGTTCTTCGCCGAGGGACAGGGCTGCACGGTGCACCCCGGACGCCCGGACATCTGCCGTGCCTGGCCCTATTTCCGGGGCAACCTCATCGACTCGACCAGTTGGGAAATGATCCAGGACTATTGTCCGGGGGTGAATCCTGCGGCGGGCCACGCGGAATTCGTCCGCCAGGGCCGGGAGTATCTGCGCGCGCACGGACTGCTGCGCGACGACCCGGCCGTGGACCCCAACGCCTTGATCCTGGACCGGGATTGA